One stretch of Eretmochelys imbricata isolate rEreImb1 chromosome 1, rEreImb1.hap1, whole genome shotgun sequence DNA includes these proteins:
- the NR0B1 gene encoding nuclear receptor subfamily 0 group B member 1, producing MACVAGCRCCTERRRQSSILYNILKSEERKEAAAGPPPPPPPEEAPGPGCSCGSRRRVALRSPQVAGKAASAVLVKTLRFVKSVPCFQELPLDEQLVLVRSCWAPLLVLGLAQERVHFETVETAEPSMLQRLLTDRRQEQQQPPPSSSPQLPSAGEIQAIKGFLAKCWSLDISTKEYAYLKGTVLFNPDLPGLQCVQYIQGLQREAQQALNEHVRLIHRGDQARFAKLNVVLSLLRSINANVIAELFFRPIIGTVNMDDMLLEMLCAKL from the exons ATGGCGTGCGTGGCCGGCTGCCGCTGCTGCACGGAGCGCCGGAGGCAGAGCAGCATCCTCTACAACATCCTCAAGAGCGAGGAGCGGAAGGAGGCAGCGGCGGGGCCGCCGCCGCCACCGCCGCCGGAGGAGGCTCCGGGGCCCGGCTGCTCGTGCGGCTCGCGGCGGCGCGTGGCCCTGCGCAGCCCGCAGGTGGCGGGCAAGGCGGCCTCGGCCGTGCTGGTGAAGACCCTGCGCTTCGTCAAGAGCGTgccctgcttccaggagctgccgcTGGACGAGCAGCTGGTGCTGGTGCGCAGCTGCTGGGctcccctgctggtgctggggctggCCCAGGAGCGGGTGCACTTCGAGACGGTGGAGACGGCGGAGCCCAGCATGCTGCAGCGGCTACTAACCGACCggcggcaggagcagcagcagcccccgcCGAGCAGCAGCCCGCAGCTGCCCTCGGCCGGCGAGATCCAGGCCATCAAAGGCTTCCTGGCCAAGTGCTGGAGCCTGGACATCAGCACCAAGGAGTACGCCTACCTCAAGGGGACTGTGCTCTTCAACCCGG ATCTGCCAGGGCTGCAGTGTGTACAATATATCCAGGGACTGCAGAGGGAAGCACAGCAAGCTCTAAATGAACACGTCAGACTGATACATCGAGGGGACCAGGCCAGATTTGCCAAGCTGAATGTTGTTCTTTCCTTGCTAAGATCCATTAATGCTAACGTAATTGCTGAACTATTCTTTAGGCCCATCATTGGAACAGTGAACATGGATGACATGCTGCTGGAGATGCTTTGTGCAAAGTTATAA